In Cheilinus undulatus linkage group 14, ASM1832078v1, whole genome shotgun sequence, a genomic segment contains:
- the ppp2r5cb gene encoding protein phosphatase 2, regulatory subunit B', gamma b isoform X4: MLACTRATSGMVLDAPSSNGPFQPVALMHFRDVPPAEQEKLFIQKLRQCCVLFDFVSDPLSDLKWKEVKRAALSEMVEYITHNRNVITEPIYPEVVHMFAVNMFRTLPPSSNPTGAEFDPEEDEPTLEAAWPHLQLVYEFFLRFLESPDFQPNIAKKYIDQKFVMQLLELFDSEDPRERDFLKTTLHRIYGKFLGLRAYIRKQINNIFYRFIYETEHHNGIAELLEILGSIINGFALPLKEEHKIFLLKVLLPLHKVKSLSVYHPQLAYCVVQFLEKDSTLTEPTVMALLKYWPKTHSPKEVMFLNELEEILDVIEPSEFVKVMEPLFRQLAKCVSSPHFQVAERALYYWNNEYIMSLISDNAAKILPIMFPALYRNSKTHWNKTIHGLIYNALKLFMEMNQKLFDDCTQQFRAEKSKEKAKWKEREEAWLKIENLAKSNPQFLMHIDTAGLDGPIDMETDGPLLDDVSLLKKTVEEEATQILKDQRKERPLMRRKSELPKDICTVTALELHRRAEEMLTTHDGH; the protein is encoded by the exons ATGTTGGCATGTACTAGAGCTACCAGCGGGATGGTTCTGGATGCACCGAGCTCTAATGGGCCTTTCCAGCCTGTAGCCCTCATGCATTTTAGAG ATGTTCCCCCAGCGGAGCAGGAGAAGCTTTTCATCCAGAAGTTGCGGCAGTGCTGCGTCCTCTTCGATTTTGTCTCAGACCCACTGAGCGATCTAAAATGGAAGGAGGTGAAACGGGCGGCGCTGAGCGAGATGGTGGAGTACATCACCCACAACAGGAACGTCATCACAGAACCCATCTACCCAGAGGTGGTTCACATG TTTGCTGTGAACATGTTTAGGACGTTGCCACCATCATCAAACCCCACAGGTGCGGAGTTTGACCCAGAGGAGGACGAGCCCACACTAGAGGCTGCATGGCCACATCTACAG CTTGTTTATGAATTCTTCCTACGGTTCTTAGAGTCTCCAGACTTTCAACCAAACATAGCCAAAAAGTATATCGACCAGAAGTTTGTAATGCAG CTCTTAGAACTGTTTGACAGTGAAGACCCCAGGgaaagagattttttaaagacCACTCTCCATCGCATCTACGGGAAGTTCCTGGGCCTGCGAGCGTACATTAGGAAACAGATTAATAACATATTTTATAG GTTCATTTATGAGACTGAACATCATAATGGAATAGCAGAATTATTGGAAATATTAGGCAG CATAATCAATGGATTTGCATTACCATTGAAAGAAGAGCACAAGATATTCCTTCTAAAGGTTCTACTACCATTACACAAAGTCAAGTCTCTAAGTGTTTATCACCCACAG CTGGCCTACTGTGTGGTTCAGTTCTTAGAAAAGGATAGCACCCTCACAGAGCCG ACGGTGATGGCTTTGTTAAAGTATTGGCCAAAGACTCACAGTCCAAAAGAGGTGATGTTCCTCAATGAGCTGGAGGAGATCCTAGACGTCATCGAGCCATCAGAGTTTGTCAAAGTCATGGAGCCTCTCTTCAGACAGCTGGCCAAGTGTGTGTCCAGCCCGCACTTTCAG GTGGCAGAACGAGCTCTGTACTACTGGAATAATGAGTACATAATGAGCCTCATTAGTGACAATGCTGCCAAGATCCTGCCCATCATGTTCCCCGCCCTCTACCGCAACTCCAAGACCCACTGGAACAA GACGATCCATGGGTTAATCTACAACGCTCTGAAACTCTTCATGGAGATGAACCAGAAGTTGTTTGACGACTGCACCCAGCAGTTCAGAGCCGAGAAGAGCAA AGAAAAGGCCaaatggaaagagagagaggaagcgTGGTTGAAGATTGAAAATCTTGCAAAATCTAACCCACAG TTTCTGATGCACATTGACACTGCGGGTCTAGACGGTCCAATTGACATGGAGACTGACGGACCGCTGCTTGATGATGTCAGCCTGCTCAAGAAAACTGTAGAAGAAGAAGCCACACAG